The Humulus lupulus chromosome 4, drHumLupu1.1, whole genome shotgun sequence genome has a window encoding:
- the LOC133830468 gene encoding uncharacterized protein LOC133830468 → MAINASSSSAYLLQNLDHHAKKNLFPSSKPRHGYGYGSYSPRTSTIVAMAPKQKVNKYDNGWKKQWFGAGIFYEGSEQVDVDVFKKLEKRKVLSNVEKAGLLSKAEDLGLTLSSIEKLGVFSKAEELGLLSLLEKVASSSPSALASAALPILVAAIVTIVLIPDDSAGLIALQAVLAGSLGVGAAGLFVGSVVLGGLQEAD, encoded by the exons ATGGCCATCAACGCAAGCTcctcttctgcttatcttctccAAAATCTCGATCATCACGCCAAGAAAAACTTATTCCCGTCCTCTAAACCTCGTCATGGTTATGGCTATGGGAGCTATTCGCCAAGAACATCTACAATCGTGGCTATGGCACCCAAACAGAAG GTGAACAAGTACGACAATGGCTGGAAGAAGCAGTGGTTTGGAGCGGGAATCTTCTACGAAGGATCGGAGCAGGTGGACGTAGATGTGTTCAAGAAGCTGGAGAAGAGGAAGGTTCTGAGCAACGTGGAGAAGGCTGGGCTGCTTTCGAAGGCGGAAGATCTTGGTTTGACGCTGTCTTCCATTGAGAAATTGGGGGTTTTCTCCAAGGCGGAGGAGCTAGGACTGCTCAGCTTGTTGGAAAAGGTGGCGAGCTCGTCGCCTTCGGCTTTGGCATCGGCGGCGCTGCCGATTCTGGTGGCAGCGATAGTGACGATCGTTTTGATTCCCGATGACTCCGCCGGATTAATAGCGCTCCAGGCAGTGCTCGCCGGTTCGCTTGGGGTTGGTGCCGCTGGCTTGTTCGTCGGTTCAGTTGTCTTGGGTGGCTTGCAGGAAGCcgattga